One genomic region from Anopheles bellator chromosome 2, idAnoBellAS_SP24_06.2, whole genome shotgun sequence encodes:
- the LOC131207927 gene encoding DNA-binding protein D-ETS-6-like, producing the protein MHHDGESSWSASEGAKTTDDRDSSDDEDSEQIYVPKDPLEWDAEHVAAWVLWVSKNFDIYPPIEPARFPKSGQEISQFTKADFWVCAGSKAGGDTLAKHFSHLLHVGTGVENRQLGSSEEPEPYQLLNAASHRLVSQGGQIQLWQFLLEMLADSSNAVCISWEGTNGEFKLTDPDEVARRWGERKAKPNMNYDKLSRALRYYYDKNIMTKVQGKRYTYKFDFHGLMAACQAQAQLTDAGTSTAHAALSCGSFNSSPASTSSIKSQPTQSVSAPSAADAGPSTAQQHPFRTSGDSPTASKPSSNNAAASSSLSNWPPYGATFHVPFGHGTSPGPGSVIESDSSRAGTLTYTDTTSTHFR; encoded by the exons atGCATCATGACGGGGAGAGTTCCTGGAGTGCTAGCGAAGGTGCGAAGACAACCGACGACCGTGATTCatcggacgacgaggacagtGAGCAAATCTATGTGCCGAAGGATCCGCTTGAGTGGGACGCGGAGCACGTGGCTGCGTGGGTGCTGTGGGTTTCGAAAAACTTCGACATATACCCGCCAATCGAGCCTGCACGGTTCCCCAAGAGTGGCCAAGAGATTTCCCAGTTTACGAAGGCCGACTTTTGGGTTTGTGCCGGCAGTAAGGCCGGCGGGGACACACTGGCGAAACACTTTTCGCATCTGCTGCACGTTGGGACCGGTGTCGAGAATAGGCAACTGGGCAGCTCCGAAGAGCCAG AACCCTATCAACTACTTAATGCTGCCTCGCACAGACTTGTATCCCAAG GGGGACAAATCCAGCTGTGGCAATTTTTGCTCGAAATGTTAGCCGACTCCTCCAATGCCGTTTGCATCTCATGGGAAGGGACTAATG GCGAATTCAAACTAACGGACCCGGATGAGGTGGCTCGGCGGTGGGGAGAGCGAAAAGCCAAACCCAACATGAACTACGACAAGTTGAGTCGCGCCCTCAG ATACTATTACGATAAAAACATCATGACAAAAGTGCAGGGCAAGCGGTACACGTACAAGTTTGACTTCCACGGATTGATGGCCGCGTGCCAGGCACAGGCCCAGCTGACTGAcgccggcaccagcaccgcacATGCCGCCCTCTCCTGCGGCTCCTTCAACTCCAGCCCGGCGTCAACGTCCTCGATTAAATCGCAGCCAACGCAGTCGGTTTCTGCACCCTCAGCGGCCGACGCAGGGCCCTCGACAGCACAGCAGCATCCGTTTCGGACATCCGGCGACAGCCCGACGGCATCTaagcccagcagcaacaacgccGCAGCAAGCAGCTCTCTGTCGAACTGGCCGCCGTACGGTGCCACATTCCACGTTCCTTTTGGCCACGGCACCTCGCCCGGACCGGGGTCCGTGATAGAGTCGGATTCCAGTCGGGCCGGTACGTTAACGTATACGGATACCACGTCGACCCATTTCCGCTAG
- the LOC131212823 gene encoding 5-hydroxytryptamine receptor 3A-like isoform X2, which yields MVNNGLAKGIFLASGLVIFLSFGPAAGQGPKWTPTFADTLRKDILRDYDPTLRPSQYYNVTTVETGITLTHVEINELKSIFSVYGWMKFQWNDSRLAWEPMLYGNTTKLYLNQTVVWTPSAEASNILVKVTSDGILELTNSFQKQTKCSIQWQRWPFDTQHCKMLFSPWIELDMEVHVSLMKNNIEQGTMWSLSSVTLETHAYKDENVSLHLKGTHLHCVMKRNSAIYSSTIIAPACVLVLMNLIGFWLPPTCGEKLVLNAINLLVTSMFLIHFNETISYYTNNTPSIVLFYSQSAYLSCGCLLLTVAIECMLKNKSKVPVHPVVKKIISIEAILCMITTDKKRYQNNNEVCETLEEPIVEQSGNDLESATNSDQDWLLFATLLTRVAFIIYVILFFVMILCHF from the exons ATGGTGAACAACGGGTTGGCGAAAGGAATTTTCCTGGCCAGCGGGCTCGTGATATTCCTTTCCTTTGGCCCAGCGGCAGGGCAAG GCCCCAAATGGACTCCGACTTTTGCGGACACCTTGCGCAAGGACATCCTCAGGGATTACGACCCGACGCTCCGTCCATCGCAGTACTACAACGTAACGACAGTGGAAACAGG CATCACATTAACGCATGTGGAAATTAATGAGCTCAAATCAATCTTCTCGGTCTACGGGTGGATGAAATTC CAATGGAATGATAGCCGATTGGCCTGGGAACCGATGCTGTATGGAAACACGACCAAATTGTACTTAAACCAAACCGTGGTCTGGACGCCTTCGGCGGAGGCCTCGAACATTCTAGTGAAGGTGACGAGCGACGGCATCCTGGAGCTAACTAATTCGTTCCAAAAGCAAACTAAATGCTCTATCCAATGGCAAAGGTGGCCATTCGATACGCAGCATTGCAAGATGTTGTTCTCTCCGTGGATAGAGTTGGACATGGAGGTGCACGTATCGCTCATGAAG AACAACATCGAACAGGGTACCATGTGGAGCCTCAGCAGCGTTACACTGGAAACGCATGCCTATAAAGACGAGAACGTAAGCTTGCATCTGAAAGGAACCCATTTGCATTGCGTGATGAAACGCAACTCGGCCATCTACAGCAGCACGATCATTGCGCCGGCGTGTGTGCTGGTGTTGATGAATCTAATCGGCTTCTGGTTGCCACCGACCTGCGGTGAAAAGCTTGTCCTAAATGCTATCAACCTGCTGGTGACGAGTATGTTTCTCATACACTTCAATGAAACCATTTCGTAttacaccaacaacacaccaTCGATCG TGCTGTTTTACAGCCAGAGCGCGTATCTGTCCTGTGGATGCCTGCTGCTAACTGTCGCCATCGAATGCATGCTTAAGAATAAGTCCAAAGTGCCCGTACATCCGGTGGTTAAGAAGATCATCTCGATCGAAGCGATTCTTTGCATGATCACGACGGACAAGAAGCGTTAC caaaacaacaatgaagTGTGTGAAACCCTCGAGGAACCTATTGTGGAACAGTCGGGCAACGATTTGGAGAGTGCTACAAATTCCGATCAAGACTGGCTGCTATTTGCGACTTTACTGACACGCGTGgcatttataatttatgtcattttattttttgttatgaTACTTTGCCACTTTTGA
- the LOC131212823 gene encoding neuronal acetylcholine receptor subunit alpha-7-like isoform X1, translating to MVNNGLAKGIFLASGLVIFLSFGPAAGQGPKWTPTFADTLRKDILRDYDPTLRPSQYYNVTTVETGITLTHVEINELKSIFSVYGWMKFTWNDPKLAWDPAQYGNLDVIRMDPTIVWRPDVMLYNNAGGSDNHHYGPTNVLIYNTGKVLWVPPTEFHSFCELNMRMWPFDYQKCMIKIGSWTFDGFKLNLTISGEPERHIMLKNSEWKIVGNIVSERHDTYYACCKEPYPDITYNVTLQRHSDTHRNIVVIPALVIMILALSVFWLPLQSGERIVMNGVISLMITIFLVYFAQLLPAISGHTPLIVIFFSNTLLLTAFSTIVSVVVLNTAKSKHETSLPALWKRIASAVGPFVGVGSKHFRFTDKGNVAIESNANHEWVKFGLVLNRLSFVVYCVVFVICAAYNL from the exons ATGGTGAACAACGGGTTGGCGAAAGGAATTTTCCTGGCCAGCGGGCTCGTGATATTCCTTTCCTTTGGCCCAGCGGCAGGGCAAG GCCCCAAATGGACTCCGACTTTTGCGGACACCTTGCGCAAGGACATCCTCAGGGATTACGACCCGACGCTCCGTCCATCGCAGTACTACAACGTAACGACAGTGGAAACAGG CATCACATTAACGCATGTGGAAATTAATGAGCTCAAATCAATCTTCTCGGTCTACGGGTGGATGAAATTC ACCTGGAATGACCCCAAGCTCGCCTGGGACCCAGCACAGTATGGAAATCTTGACGTAATCAGAATGGACCCAACAATCGTCTGGCGACCGGATGTTATGCTGTACAATAATGCCGGCGGTTCCGATAATCACCATTACGGACCAACCAACGTTTTGATTTACAATACCGGCAAAGTGTTGTGGGTTCCCCCGACCGAGTTTCACTCGTTCTGCGAGCTGAACATGCGGATGTGGCCGTTCGATTACCAAAAGTGTATGATAAAGATCGGCTCCTGGACGTTCGACGGATTCAAGCTAAACCTGACCATTTCCGGCGAACCGGAG CGTCACATAATGCTGAAGAACTCGGAATGGAAAATAGTTGGAAACATAGTCTCAGAGCGGCATGACACATACTATGCCTGCTGTAAGGAGCCCTATCCCGATATAACATACAACGTGACTCTGCAACGCCACTCCGATACTCACCGCAATATCGTTGTGATTCCCGCCTTGGTTATCATGATTCTGGCGCTCTCCGTGTTCTGGCTTCCGCTGCAGTCCGGCGAACGAATTGTCATGAACGGAGTCATCTCGTTAATGATAACGATATTTTTGGTCTACTTCGCTCAACTGTTGCCAGCCATTTCTGGCCACACGCCGCTGATTGTAATATTCTTTAGCAACACGCTCTTGCTCACCGCGTTTAGCACAATCGTCAGCGTGGTCGTGCTGAATACGGCCAAATCCAAGCACGAGACGAGTCTCCCGGCCCTCTGGAAGCGAATTGCATCTGCCGTCGGTCCCTTCGTAGGAGTAGGAAGCAAACATTTCCGGTTCACCGACAAAGGAAACGTGGCCATCGAGAGCAACGCCAACCACGAATGGGTCAAGTTTGGATTGGTGCTCAACCGTTTGTCTTTCGTTGTTTATTGCGTGGTGTTTGTCATCTGTGCCGCTTACAACCTTTGA
- the LOC131212310 gene encoding uncharacterized protein LOC131212310: MLEKKARPGYRKIIKNSAKTLIVIEAVLFGLSYAGWHRLNTNREFRYYIKENYPSVLEAYYQIGETFSGDKAIRAYDETVWQQEQHTKNTKNHNQ, translated from the exons ATGCTTGAGAAAAAGGCCCGTCCGGGGTAcaggaaaataatcaaaaactCCGCCAAAACGTTGATCGTAATTGAGGCTGTTCTGTTTGGCCTTTCGTACGCGGGCTGGCACCGATTGAACACGAACCGAG AATTCCGATACTACATCAAGGAGAACTACCCGAGCGTGCTGGAAGCGTACTATCAGATTGGGGAAACATTTAGCGGCGACAAGGCCATCCGAGCGTACGACGAAACCGTCTGGCAGCAAGAGCAGCATACGAAGAACACGAAGAATCACAATCAGTAA
- the LOC131212311 gene encoding uncharacterized protein LOC131212311 encodes MYVWIKSAAYLVVFGGLGYVLLELTKPSEEKLKQLRYSTNAEEKSKKALFMKKLEEASKDEPIYLKKKSDQ; translated from the coding sequence ATGTACGTTTGGATCAAATCCGCAGCCTACTTAGTCGTTTTTGGTGGTCTCGGATACGTGCTGCTGGAACTGACCAAaccgagcgaagaaaaattgaaacaactGCGATACTCTACGAACGCGGAAGAAAAAAGTAAGAAAGCACTGTTCATGAAGAAGCTTGAGGAAGCGAGCAAGGACGAACCAATCTACTTGAAGAAGAAGAGCGATCAATAG
- the LOC131212308 gene encoding tubulin-specific chaperone C: MDDLIDNGMLVGKEKITEILNRRHKEREVQIQAAKLERQKDSECTEALQYFETSFEEKAAQIRNTLESIAGSDRKAEMFADSQNDIYDLQRYLSSSTFFLNEYHIKVCQNTIHELGKQLDTLRNELMPKKKFGFKTKKIVKMINEREGIDGEDKQTKQSVGSSCEDHIKWTFSSRTNQCIELPVALVNDQTVTASRLKNCLIRIAGHPGSLQFAQLENCLVICGPTARSIFLDDCVECKFVVACQQLRCHRSRSCDLYLNVTSRAIIEDCKGIRVAKYNYHYEGIEEDFKQSGLDLSSNNWNVLDDFNWLATDKPSPNWELLHHAKIISDWSSYIRSFSHKHSLTSVDN, encoded by the coding sequence ATGGACGATTTAATAGATAATGGGATGCTCGTCGGGAAGGAGAAAATTACAGAAATTCTTAACCGCAGGCACAAAGAGCGTGAGGTGCAAATCCAAGCAGCGAAACTGGAACGACAGAAAGACTCGGAATGCACTGAAGCGTTGCAGTACTTTGAGACCTCGTTCGAGGAAAAGGCGGCACAGATCCGCAACACACTGgaatcgatcgccggcagcGACCGGAAGGCGGAAATGTTTGCCGACAGTCAGAACGACATTTACGATCTGCAGCGATACCTGTCGTCATCGACCTTCTTCCTGAACGAGTACCACATCAAAGTGTGCCAGAATACGATCCACGAGCTAGGTAAACAGCTGGACACACTGCGCAACGAGTTAATGCCGAAGAAAAAGTTTGGCTTCAagacgaagaaaattgtaaaaatgaTCAATGAAAGAGAGGGCATCGACGGCGAGGACAAGCAAACGAAGCAGTCTGTAGGAAGTTCCTGCGAGGATCACATCAAGTGGACGTTTTCTAGCCGAACGAACCAATGCATTGAACTTCCGGTTGCGCTGGTGAACGATCAGACGGTGACGGCATCAAGACTGAAAAACTGTCTTATTCGCATCGCAGGACACCCGGGATCGCTGCAGTTTGCGCAACTGGAAAACTGCCTCGTCATATGCGGCCCAACGGCAAGATCGATATTTCTCGACGATTGTGTCGAGTGCAAGTTTGTCGTTGCATGTCAACAGTTGCGCTGCCACCGTTCCCGCTCCTGCGACCTGTATCTGAACGTCACGTCCCGTGCAATTATTGAGGATTGTAAGGGCATACGAGTGGCCAAATACAACTACCATTACGAGGGCATCGAAGAGGATTTCAAGCAATCCGGACTGGACTTGTCTAGTAACAATTGGAACGTGCTAGACGACTTCAATTGGCTGGCGACCGACAAACCTTCCCCGAATTGGGAGCTTCTGCATCATGCGAAGATAATCTCCGACTGGAGTTCTTACATCCGCAGCTTTTCGCACAAACACAGTCTCACCAGTGTGGATAACTGA